A single uncultured Fretibacterium sp. DNA region contains:
- the eutC gene encoding ethanolamine ammonia-lyase subunit EutC — protein MVTEVDIRKMVEEIIRDMGRDAADVAGEKATVDKSEPQPVPAVLEKSADSDRTGAQPIDPSEGGEECLPDLAEVNLREQCLVPRPFNREALLSMKQSTPARVGVWRAGPRYKTETLLRFRADHAAAQDAVFNDVPEEFLTKNNLEVVQTECVDKDQFITRPDLGRQFSEESRAAIKRIVGATAPKVLVYVSDGLSSTAVAANSMDALKTIAQGLERQSVTLPKPFFVRFGRVPAMDVVSEVTGAEVVCVLIGERPGLVTAESMSAYITYKGTVGMPEARRTVVSNIHSGGTPAVEAGAYIADIIRMMLEKKVSGIDLKL, from the coding sequence GTGGTTACTGAGGTCGATATCAGGAAAATGGTGGAGGAGATCATCCGGGACATGGGGCGGGATGCCGCCGATGTCGCCGGGGAAAAGGCAACGGTGGACAAATCCGAGCCCCAGCCTGTCCCCGCGGTTCTGGAGAAGAGCGCCGATTCGGACAGAACCGGAGCCCAGCCAATCGACCCATCGGAGGGTGGTGAGGAGTGCCTTCCCGACTTGGCGGAGGTCAACCTGCGGGAGCAATGTCTCGTGCCGCGCCCCTTCAACCGGGAGGCGCTCCTCTCCATGAAGCAGAGCACCCCGGCCCGAGTCGGGGTCTGGAGGGCGGGGCCACGCTACAAGACGGAGACCCTCCTGCGCTTCCGGGCCGACCATGCCGCCGCGCAGGATGCGGTGTTCAACGACGTTCCGGAGGAATTTCTGACGAAGAACAACCTGGAGGTCGTCCAGACGGAGTGTGTGGATAAGGATCAGTTCATCACCCGGCCCGACCTGGGGCGCCAGTTCTCCGAGGAGTCGAGGGCCGCGATCAAGCGTATCGTCGGCGCCACGGCGCCGAAGGTTCTGGTCTACGTATCGGACGGGCTCAGTTCGACGGCGGTCGCCGCGAACTCCATGGACGCCCTGAAGACGATAGCCCAGGGGCTGGAGCGTCAGTCCGTAACCCTGCCCAAGCCCTTCTTCGTGAGGTTTGGCCGTGTTCCGGCGATGGACGTCGTCTCCGAGGTCACGGGGGCGGAGGTCGTCTGCGTCCTCATCGGGGAGCGGCCCGGCCTGGTGACCGCGGAGAGCATGTCCGCCTACATCACCTACAAGGGGACGGTGGGGATGCCGGAGGCCAGACGCACGGTCGTCTCCAACATCCATTCGGGAGGAACGCCGGCCGTCGAGGCAGGAGCCTATATCGCGGATATCATCAGGATGATGCTCGAAAAGAAGGTCAGCGGCATCGACCTGAAACTTTAA